The Neoarius graeffei isolate fNeoGra1 chromosome 10, fNeoGra1.pri, whole genome shotgun sequence sequence TAGGTATAAGCAGCATAACTTTCTTCTAAGCTTCCTTATTTtgattggtttgttttttctaatCCAGAATCACATGCACAATTCTCATCTAATGTGATCCCATTCTTTTGTTCACTATATAATAtttcaatgaaaaaataaaatagttGTCAGAACTGCCAGTTCAACTAATTATGTTGGCAAATGTAACTTAATTGTTATGCATGGAGAATGGATACAGTTAAACACTgcatatgtttaaaaaaacatcCTAAATCATGATGAAAGTTTTATCAATAATAGTGACATAAGAATTTAAAATCAGCATAGGTCTATATAGCTGACAGATTCCTCACCTCTTGAGACTGCAAGATATTGGTGTTATAGAGCTGTTGGATTATGGCCTCGCACTCTTGCAGGGTTGGCATGCGTGGAGACCGGGATGAACAGTCTTGGATCCTCAAAGGAAGCAGAGACATGATGATGGCCACATTGTTTTCTACACCATGAAGTCTTGTCTCTGTCTTCTCTTCAAAGCTTAAGCAGATCGAAGCAAGTAAAGGTTGAATGAACTGGTGCTGGTCATTTTGTGAATGTTTCCTATGTACAATAGGTGGAGTGAGTGTAGTATATCACCTGATGACTCTAGTCTGGCGCTGCTTTTTATGTAAATTCCCTGGACGAGGCTCTAAAAAGAGTTGGATACATCACAGAGATGATTATAtgacagatctttcaaatttaacAGAAATGTTGTGCACACAGTTTTTATGCTACCTCTTGGAGGAAGATGCTGTGCTCCCATAATCAGTTGATACTGCAACTCTGAAAAAGACTGATACATCTGTGAGCAAGGTAAGACACTTGTACAGTTGCTAATTTACAGCGCCCACATACTGAACAACATTGAACTACAATGTTTAAAATGATTCTTCATACCTTTGTTAGCACGCCTCAGGTGTTCAATTTCCTCGTGTAGCTTTTCCAGTGTGGCTGTATGCGTCTGCTGAAGGAACAGGATGTCTTTCTCCAGCGAGGCTACCCTTGGCCCAGCCATGTCCATCCCTACACTGGTCTTAGTTGTCTTATGGCCGTGTCTGTCTGATGGCAATGCTTGCTCACATTCACAGGAAAATAGAAAAGGGTAAAGAGCCCTATCGAGGGTTCCAACAACTGATCTCTACGTAAAAAACTCTGGATAGCTCATTGGCCAATATGTGCTGTACAGACGAGCGAAGCGTTCAAGTGGCCATTTTACCACACTCATCATGTGTActtggcttatgtgttaaaccatCATATCCAATCAAAAATATGTCtcaagaaaagtatttcctgacttttATCCTTTCGTTACCTCctattattttctcaactttacccatattccttacatatctttatagtacTCCCCATCAttgttagtgttttttttttccagttcagtctgatAATTTTTTTGAACggttcttttactactataattattttacaGAGATTTcagttctcttatacagtgtatctatctctttcatatatttcttcttcctttctatttatgACAGTTTGTTACTGACAGCGCCAGCAATCAGAGTTCAtgtcagcctccaaacatggctgccacagactaca is a genomic window containing:
- the LOC132892495 gene encoding coiled-coil domain-containing protein 74A: MDMAGPRVASLEKDILFLQQTHTATLEKLHEEIEHLRRANKELQYQLIMGAQHLPPREPRPGNLHKKQRQTRVISFEEKTETRLHGVENNVAIIMSLLPLRIQDCSSRSPRMPTLQECEAIIQQLYNTNILQSQELLRVKAALRDVLNKKKLSPEVYSLTKTYLSNNTRSGELAQIPKPFKCLPKKRHQTQTSVREKVILPAIRQTLSSNLMARQKHAQDIHKMRLGRIIIS